Proteins from a genomic interval of Planktothrix sp. FACHB-1365:
- a CDS encoding DNA methyltransferase, whose protein sequence is MLIEPLSQNCKNLHPSRINKIINLDCQLKEYFSKQLFLKPELSRTLVSFQANKTQALYRCFKYKEAFSVPLVEYFLKKYQINQGNILDPFAGSGTTLFAANSHGINTDGVELLPIGQEIIKSRKIIDCDLTQEDLSRIEYWKTTKPWLETKELDPLLELRITKGAYPEETKGSIEKYRGALQLEAEPVKTVLCFALLCILEEVSYTRKDGQYLRWDYRSIHKQGKTPFNKGEILSFEQAIVNKLDEIIQDIQPSSQQLELFSISTNPDQGTLKLYNGSCLDILPTLPENVYDAVITSPPYCNRYDYTRTYALELALLGVNEKELVKLRQQMLSCTVENKAKDLLKMNPGWKTALDVTHNQELLQSILNYLQEQKEQNLLNNNGIIRMITGYFYEMACVIQECGRVMKPYAPLILVNDNVRYAGISISVDLILSKIAEDLGFYIENILVLPNAKGNSSQQMGLHGRDALRKCIYIWRKGK, encoded by the coding sequence GTGTTAATAGAACCCCTTTCTCAAAATTGTAAAAACTTACACCCATCTCGTATCAATAAAATTATAAATTTAGATTGTCAACTGAAAGAGTATTTCTCAAAACAGTTATTTTTAAAACCTGAATTAAGTAGAACTCTAGTTAGTTTTCAAGCGAATAAAACTCAGGCTCTTTATCGTTGCTTTAAATATAAAGAAGCCTTTTCAGTTCCTCTTGTTGAATATTTTCTGAAAAAATATCAGATTAATCAAGGTAATATTTTAGATCCTTTTGCAGGAAGTGGGACAACTTTATTTGCAGCTAATTCTCATGGGATTAATACAGATGGGGTTGAATTACTTCCAATTGGTCAGGAAATTATTAAGAGTCGAAAAATTATTGATTGTGATTTAACTCAAGAAGATTTATCAAGAATTGAATATTGGAAAACCACAAAACCTTGGTTAGAAACAAAAGAGTTAGATCCTTTGCTAGAATTGAGAATTACAAAAGGTGCTTATCCTGAAGAAACAAAAGGATCAATTGAAAAATATAGGGGTGCTTTACAACTAGAAGCTGAACCCGTAAAAACTGTGTTATGTTTTGCTTTATTATGTATATTAGAAGAAGTGAGTTATACTCGTAAAGATGGTCAATATTTGCGATGGGATTATCGTTCAATTCATAAACAAGGTAAAACACCTTTTAATAAAGGAGAAATTCTTAGCTTTGAACAAGCCATTGTTAACAAATTAGATGAAATTATTCAAGATATTCAGCCTTCTAGTCAACAATTAGAACTTTTTTCTATTTCTACGAATCCAGATCAAGGAACACTTAAACTTTATAACGGTTCCTGTTTAGATATTCTACCTACCTTACCTGAAAATGTCTATGATGCTGTCATTACTTCCCCTCCTTATTGTAATCGCTATGACTATACTCGAACTTATGCTTTAGAATTAGCATTACTGGGGGTGAATGAAAAAGAACTGGTAAAACTTAGACAACAAATGTTAAGCTGTACTGTTGAAAATAAAGCCAAGGATTTATTAAAGATGAATCCAGGTTGGAAAACGGCTCTTGATGTAACCCATAATCAAGAACTGTTGCAATCTATTTTAAATTACTTACAGGAACAAAAAGAACAAAATTTATTAAATAATAATGGTATTATTAGAATGATAACAGGTTATTTTTATGAAATGGCTTGTGTAATTCAGGAGTGTGGTAGAGTGATGAAACCTTATGCACCTCTAATTCTAGTTAATGATAATGTTCGCTATGCTGGAATCAGCATTTCTGTGGATTTAATTCTCTCTAAAATTGCAGAAGATTTAGGATTTTATATTGAAAATATTTTAGTCTTACCTAATGCAAAAGGAAACAGTAGTCAGCAAATGGGGTTACATGGGAGAGACGCTTTAAGAAAGTGTATCTATATTTGGAGAAAAGGCAAATGA
- a CDS encoding AvaI/BsoBI family type II restriction endonuclease encodes MTTQKTYLQHLTRSEDLITEYQATRSGFVALALEKNRRATPFIEQARTLKLFASQATIPTDLLAITDIQPALLTAAGLSDKSIKYLEIQDKIDAIQGLIKNFLEPAGANFIEELVFRFLLTRGDTLGGAMRNAGGILAQRKLIRTLISILRISGKSYRWLHSATNQWIQMLEDDSDIELYLKGLSWKHELEYRTLMFNRKVNLVGNNVDLCILNCTPEELTQKEQLPSSYIALGELKGGIDPAGADEHWKTARTALQRIITAFSKIELKPHTFFIGAAIERNMAREIWHQLENELLENAANLTNDQQMVSICRWICHL; translated from the coding sequence ATGACAACTCAAAAAACCTATCTTCAACATTTAACAAGGAGTGAGGATCTGATTACAGAGTATCAAGCAACTCGATCAGGCTTTGTTGCTTTAGCTTTGGAAAAAAACCGGAGAGCAACTCCTTTTATTGAACAAGCAAGAACCCTCAAGCTATTTGCTTCTCAGGCTACAATACCGACGGATCTTTTAGCAATTACAGATATACAACCTGCTTTACTAACAGCAGCAGGACTCTCGGATAAATCTATTAAATATTTAGAAATTCAAGATAAAATCGATGCCATTCAAGGATTAATTAAAAACTTTTTAGAACCCGCAGGAGCAAATTTTATAGAAGAGTTAGTTTTTAGATTTTTACTAACACGAGGAGATACATTAGGTGGTGCAATGCGGAATGCTGGCGGAATTCTAGCACAACGAAAACTAATTCGTACCTTGATTTCTATATTAAGAATTTCAGGAAAATCTTATCGATGGTTACATTCTGCAACAAATCAATGGATACAAATGCTAGAAGATGACTCTGATATCGAGTTATATTTAAAAGGTTTAAGTTGGAAACATGAACTCGAATACCGCACTTTAATGTTTAATCGAAAAGTTAATTTAGTAGGTAATAATGTAGATTTGTGCATCTTGAATTGTACTCCAGAAGAACTGACTCAAAAAGAACAATTACCCTCCAGTTATATTGCATTAGGAGAACTCAAAGGCGGAATTGATCCAGCAGGTGCAGATGAACATTGGAAAACAGCACGAACAGCGTTACAGCGAATTATCACTGCATTCTCAAAAATAGAACTTAAACCCCATACCTTTTTTATTGGTGCTGCTATTGAAAGAAATATGGCTAGAGAAATTTGGCATCAACTTGAAAATGAACTATTAGAAAATGCAGCCAATCTGACTAATGATCAACAAATGGTTTCTATCTGTCGATGGATATGCCATCTGTAG